A single genomic interval of Spinacia oleracea cultivar Varoflay chromosome 6, BTI_SOV_V1, whole genome shotgun sequence harbors:
- the LOC110784312 gene encoding chlorophyllase type 0-like produces MDATLWVKLIVSIPGVLAILYYSEAQILPNFLESSTSHKNYNSEDITIFENGKFEVTKPIEVEKSKFSAPEPLLVVSPYQPGLYPILLFVHGTLISNEDYSDLFQRIVSHGFIVVAPKLFSIFNFPSEEDEIEMVVSVANWLPSNLQDVLHERVGEGVEGDLNKLAISGHSRGGKSAFGVTLGLSKTKLTVNISALIGVDPVAGSNKNDRTQPHVLTYVPNSFNLSIPVTIIGTGLGNQTNFLLPPCAPNYVNHQEFYVECKESSHFVILKYGHMQMLNDYVDPIASYVSLVCESGDGLKSTMRRTVSGIMVAFLDAYFGDDGGRQYFAILANPSLTPTRVYVEKKGNFGLPRNHYAQV; encoded by the exons ATGGATGCAACCTTGTGGGTTAAGCTAATAGTGTCGATTCCAGGAGTGTTAGCCATACTTTACTACTCCGAAGCTCAAATTTTGCCAAATTTCTTAGAGAGTAGTACTtctcataaaaattataattccGAAGATATCACTAtctttgaaaatggaaaatttgAGGTGACTAAACCAATTGAGGTAGAAAAATCAAAGTTTTCCGCTCCTGAGCCATTGCTTGTTGTTTCACCATACCAACCAGGATTGTATCCTATACTCTTGTTTGTCCACGGCACACTTATATCTAATGAAGACTATTCCGATCTCTTTCAACGTATTGTTTCTCATGGTTTTATTGTGGTAGCTCCTAAG CTCTTCTCAATTTTCAACTTCCCAAGTGAAGAGGATGAGATAGAAATGGTAGTTTCAGTAGCAAACTGGCTACCTTCGAACCTACAAGACGTGTTACACGAACGTGTTGGCGAAGGCGTGGAAGGGGACTTAAACAAACTAGCAATATCTGGTCACAGTAGAGGAGGAAAATCAGCATTTGGTGTTACGCTTGGTTTATCAAAAACCAAACTTACAGTCAATATTTCCGCACTAATTGGCGTAGATCCTGTTGCTGGATCTAACAAAAACGACAGAACACAACCACACGTTCTAACCTACGTTCCCAACTCGTTTAATTTATCGATTCCTGTCACGATAATTGGAACTGGATTAGGTAACCAAACAAACTTCTTGCTCCCTCCTTGCGCTCCAAACTATGTTAACCATCAAGAATTTTACGTGGAGTGTAAGGAAAGTTCGCATTTTGTGATTTTGAAATATGGTCATATGCAAATGTTGAATGATTATGTTGATCCAATCGCGAGTTATGTGTCGCTCGTGTGTGAATCTGGGGATGGACTTAAAAGTACGATGAGAAGAACAGTAAGTGGGATTATGGTGGCTTTTCTTGACGCTTATTTTGGCGACGACGGAGGACGACAGTATTTCGCCATTTTGGCTAATCCTTCATTGACTCCTACTAGGGTTTACGTCGAGAAAAAGGGCAACTTTGGGTTACCAAGAAATCATTATGCTCAAGTTTAA
- the LOC110784373 gene encoding chlorophyllase type 0-like — protein sequence MVALWFGVLILRVLAVVHSEAQLLLPTTFSENLSVFHKGKLAVSEPIKVRNSAYSSPQQLLIVSPKEAGLYPVLLFIHGTMISNDDYSDLFLHIASHAFIVVAPQLFSVFNLPSQAQEIEMAATVANWLPSNLQHVLHERVNKQVEPNLDKLALSGHSRGGKSAFALALGLSKTKLSLKISALIGVDPVEGRNKNKRTRPYVLTYEPNSFNLSIPVTIIGTGLGNHTKLLNPACAPNGVNHQEFFNECNKECSHFVIMEYGHMQMLNDVLDALAISMSRVCASKRGSNSIMRRTLGGVMVAFLGAYFGDEGGQYFAILDNPSLAPTKLYANNKGILGLAPSYAL from the exons ATGGTAGCCTTGTGGTTTGGAGTGTTGATTCTTCGGGTGCTAGCCGTAGTTCATTCAGAAGCTCAATTACTTCTGCCAACAACATTCTCAGAAAATCTAAGTGTTTTTCATAAAGGAAAATTAGCCGTGAGTGAACCAATTAAGGTAAGAAATTCAGCGTATTCATCTCCACAACAGTTACTCATTGTTTCGCCAAAAGAAGCAGGATTGTACCCTGTACTATTGTTTATCCATGGCACCATGATTTCAAATGACGATTATTCTGACCTCTTTCTACATATTGCTTCTCATGCCTTCATTGTCGTTGCTCCTCAG CTCTTCTCGGTATTCAATTTGCCAAGTCAAGCTCAAGAGATCGAAATGGCGGCAACAGTGGCAAACTGGTTACCTTCAAATCTACAACACGTGTTACACGAACGTGTTAACAAACAAGTAGAACCAAACTTGGACAAACTTGCATTATCCGGTCACAGCAGAGGAGGAAAATCAGCATTTGCTCTTGCACTTGGTTTGTCAAAAACCAAACTATCACtcaaaatttcggcacttattGGTGTCGACCCTGTTGAAGGCCGTAACAAAAATAAGCGTACACGACCATACGTCCTAACCTACGAACCCAACTCGTTTAATCTATCGATTCCGGTCACGATAATTGGGACCGGGTTGGGTAACCACACGAAGTTATTGAACCCGGCTTGCGCCCCGAATGGTGTGAACCATCAAGAATTTTTTAACGAGTGTAACAAAGAATGTTCACATTTTGTTATAATGGAGTATGGTCATATGCAGATGTTGAATGATGTACTTGATGCTCTAGCTATTTCGATGTCACGTGTGTGTGCATCCAAGAGGGGTTCTAATAGTATCATGAGAAGAACATTGGGTGGAGTAATGGTGGCTTTTCTTGGAGCTTATTTTGGAGATGAAGGAGGACAATATTTTGCTATTTTGGATAATCCATCATTAGCACCTACTAAGCTTTATGCCAATAACAAGGGTATTTTGGgattagcaccaagttatgCTCTTTAA
- the LOC110784372 gene encoding uncharacterized protein: protein MAKQTPTLFLEDWLRSSTSSSNVSNNSSKNSANSSAQMIIQAWVDLRECHQKGAFHPRHLHSLKALVNSQASLYVADPQAKLLLSILSSPNISLPHDSPPLIFRLLYVWVRKSSKPSLALIDLAMEVIAHIFSDQFDAKKSKSLFAEGVLLVGAFCSVPSIAENTKTVCLKLVCRMLEEQYQLIGSVGKLIPDVLAGIGYALSSSGEVYFVRLLNFLLGNWVKIEVPHDISHALVILHLIEWVVFRLITSSSLEKIKIFSCEVMENPKTNYAKYAVLMATAGALRASNRPVKHGERLNIVTRFRIAAEAQIEVIASDLISKIATSSNIIIEDAEVSFILRCLLLAASRSGGLISSRGPLLLSLALGLLIEVLPLRRFYGMIVESQTSDNGVLIPVDVKNHLESILFREAGAATGVFCNLYASASEKDKSRVEDLIWSYCHDIYSGHRLVALLLQGRSDQLLNDMEKIAESVFLMVAVFAFAVTKHKLTSKFSREMQMDCAVKILISFSCMEYFRHIQLPEYMEAIRSAATSVQENEIACVSFVESLPSYADLTNPQGLCHLQRGNYIWSKDEVQTSRIWFYLRVIPTCISHLPTNEFQKVVAATMFLYMGHPDNKVARASHLVFSSFVTFEEESSQKERMLLKEQLVFYYMRRSLEAYPGITPFDGLGSGVSALVRHLPAGSPSIYYCIHSLVEKANVLSREVTNLKGSEWWKNWQGDSEPCQKIIELLMQLISMVDIQVLPEMMKRLAQLVIQLPKDGQNVVLNELYSLVAESDDVTRKPALVSWLQSLSYVCSQPTATNEACIEVSRSPNSLSLQNVTARL, encoded by the exons ATGGCAAAGCAAACTCCAACCCTGTTTCTTGAAGACTGGCTTAGGAGCAGTACCAGCAGCAGCAATGTCAGCAATAACAGCTCCAAAAACTCTGCTAATTCATCCGCTCAAATGATAATTCAGGCGTGGGTTGACCTCAGGGAATGTCACCAGAAGGGTGCATTTCATCCTCGTCACCTACATTCTCTTAAAGCTCTTGTTAATTCACAAGCCTCATTATATGTTGCTGATCCACAAGCAAAACTTCTCCTATCTATTCTCTCATCTCCTAATATTTCTCTTCCTCATGATTCACCGCCTCTTATTTTCAGACTTCTTTATGTATGGGTAAGAAAATCATCCAAACCCTCGTTAGCACTGATTGATTTGGCCATGGAGGTTATTGCACACATTTTTTCTGACCAGTTTGATGCTAAGAAAAGCAAGTCATTATTTGCGGAAGGTGTTCTTCTTGTTGGTGCTTTCTGTTCTGTCCCTTCTATCGCAGAAAACACCAAAACAGTCTGCTTGAAGCTTGTTTGTAGAATGTTGGAGGAACAATACCAGTTGATTGGCTCAGTTGGTAAACTCATTCCCGATGTTCTTGCAGGGATAGGATATGCTTTATCCTCTTCTGGAGAAGTTTATTTTGTTAGGCTGTTAAACTTTCTGCTAGGGAATTGGGTTAAAATAGAGGTACCCCATGATATTTCTCATGCATTGGTTATTTTGCATTTGATAGAGTGGGTTGTGTTCAGATTAATTACTTCTAGCTCTTTGGAGAAAATTAAGATATTTAGCTGTGAAGTAATGGAAAATCCCAAAACAAACTATGCTAAATATGCTGTCCTCATGGCCACAGCTGGAGCTCTAAGAGCATCTAATAGACCTGTGAAGCATGGAGAGCGGCTCAATATTGTTACTAGGTTCCGTATTGCAGCAGAGGCTCAAATTGAAGTTATAGCATCAGACCTGATTTCAAAAATAGCTACAAGTAGTAACATTATTATTGAAGATGCTGAAGTCAGTTTTATTCTTCGTTGCCTCTTGTTGGCTGCATCTCGAAGTGGGGGGTTGATTTCCTCAAGGGGACCATTGCTATTATCACTTGCTTTAGGCTTACTGATTGAAGTCCTTCCCTTGAGAAGATTTTATGGCATGATCGTTGAATCTCAAACTAGCGATAATGGGGTTTTGATACCTGTCGACGTGAAGAATCATCTAGAAAGCATTCTTTTCAGGGAAGCAGGGGCAGCAACTGGTGTTTTCTGCAATCTTTATGCATCTGCTAGTGAAAAAGATAAGTCTAGGGTTGAGGATCTAATTTGGAGTTACTGTCATGACATCTACTCGGGACATAGGCTAGTGGCCTTGCTGCTGCAAGGCAGGTCAGACCAATTGCTTAATGATATGGAGAAAATAGCCGAATCGGTTTTCCTGATGGTTGCAGTCTTTGCATTTGCCGTTACGAAACACAAATTGACTTCAAAATTCTCGAGGGAGATGCAGATGGATTGTGCTGTTAAAATTTTGATCTCATTCTCCTGCATGGAGTATTTCCGGCACATTCAACTTCCTGAATATATGGAAGCAATAAGAAGTGCAGCCACAAGTGTACAAGAGAACGAGATTGCATGTGTCTCTTTTGTTGAATCCTTGCCTTCTTATGCTGACCTGACAAACCCTCAAG GATTGTGTCATCTGCAACGTGGGAACTATATATGGTCCAAAGATGAAGTACAGACGTCAAGGATCTGGTTCTACCTGCGGGTTATTCCAACTTGCATCAGCCATTTGCCTACTAATGAGTTCCAGAAAGTGGTTGCTGCCACAATGTTTTT ATATATGGGTCATCCGGATAACAAAGTAGCACGGGCCTCACATTTAGTGTTCTCGTCTTTTGTAACTTTTGAAGAGGAATCCTCTCAAAAGGAGAGGATGTTGTTGAAGGAGCAGCTTGTTTTCTATTACATGAGGAGGTCCCTTGAG GCCTATCCGGGAATCACGCCATTTGATGGTCTTGGTTCTGGTGTTTCTGCCTTGGTTCGACATCTTCCTGCTGGAAGCCCATCCATATATTACTGCATACACAGTCTTGTTGAAAAGGCCAATGTGCTGAGCAGAGAAGTCACGAATCTTAAGGGTTCTGAATGGTGGAAGAACTGGCAAGGAGACTCAGAACCCTGCCAGAAAATCATAGAGCTGCTTATGCAACTGATATCTATGGTGGACATACAG GTGCTACCAGAAATGATGAAGCGGTTGGCGCAGCTAGTTATCCAATTACCAAAAGATGGCCAGAATGTGGTACTCAACGAGTTATATTCCCTTGTTGCAGAATCGGATGATGTAACAAGAAAACCTGCATTAGTTTCATGGTTACAGTCGCTTTCTTACGTCTGTTCTCAGCCCACTGCTACAAACGAAGCATGCATAGAGGTTTCAAGAAGCCCCAATTCACTAAGCTTGCAGAACGTTACTGCACGATTATGA